One window of the Spea bombifrons isolate aSpeBom1 chromosome 8, aSpeBom1.2.pri, whole genome shotgun sequence genome contains the following:
- the LOC128503187 gene encoding class I histocompatibility antigen, F10 alpha chain-like isoform X1, whose amino-acid sequence MSAYRGVKMWPLLLIVGVSGVYCGHSLQYYYTAVSAPGHGLPEFSIVGYVDGIQIDNYNSDRRRYVPVARWMEKAGPEYWEGETQKGKGSEAVYKYNVRTAMSRFNHTGGVHSVQRMYGCELRDDGSTGGYNQYGYDGGDFLALDTERWVYVPVVAEAQITAQRWNGPEERQGERDKNYLEIRCIEWLKKYIENGREELERRVAPEVKVSAQTSEGATKLHCQVYGFYPRDVDVNWKRNEIDIPSDEAKQVLPNTDGTYQIRVTVEVTPKEGDSYSCHVDHGSLAEPLIVMWDPRKGGSSSTVYIVIGVVAGIAVAAAVGFILWKRRDVPFTPRLAHQMGLQPHPRRKSPQTEGIRAGNSV is encoded by the exons ATGTCCGCATACAGGGGGGTAAAGATGTGGCCCCTGCTGCTCATTGTGGGGGTGTCCGGGGTGTATTGCG gTCACTCTCTCCAGTATTATTACACCGCGGTCTCGGCTCCGGGACACGGGCTGCCGGAGTTCTCTATAGTCGGGTATGTGGACGGGATCCAGATAGATAATTATAACAGCGACCGCCGCCGGTATGTTCCTGTCGCTCGGTGGATGGAGAAAGCGGGACCGGAATACTGGGAGGGAGAGACACAGAAGGGCAAAGGCAGCGAGgctgtatataaatacaatgtgaGGACAGCAATGAGCCGCTTCAACCACACCGGAG GTGTCCATTCTGTGCAGCGGATGTACGGCTGTGAGCTGAGGGATGACGGCAGCACCGGGGGGTATAATCAGTACGGATATGACGGGGGGGATTTCCTCGCCCTGGACACCGAGCGCTGGGTTTATGTTCCGGTCGTTGCCGAGGCGCAGATCACCGCACAGAGATGGAACGGTCCGGAGGAGCgacagggagagagagataaGAATTACCTGGAGATCAGGTGTATAGAATGGCTGAAGAAATACATCGAGAACGGACGGGAGGAGCTGGAGCGGAGAG TTGCCCCGGAGGTGAAGGTTTCAGCCCAGACTTCAGAGGGGGCCACAAAGCTTCACTGCCAGGTGTACGGGTTTTACCCCCGCGATGTGGACGTGAATTGGAAGAGGAACGAGATAGATATTCCCTCGGATGAGGCCAAACAGGTTCTCCCCAATACCGACGGCACTTACCAGATCAGGGTCACCGTGGAAGTGACCCCAAAAGAGGGGGACAGTTACTCCTGCCACGTGGACCACGGCAGCCTGGCAGAGCCACTCATTGTGATGTGGG ATCCGAGGAAGGGCGGAAGCAGCAGCACCGTGTACATCGTCATTGGAGTCGTTGCAGGGATCGCTGTCGCTGCTGCTGTTGGGTTTATATTATGGAAGAGGAGAG ACGTCCCGTTTACGCCCCGACTGGCA catCAGATGGGTCTCCAGCCACATCCACGACGTAAAT CTCCGCAAACAGAAGGGATCCGTGCCGGGAATTCCGTGTAG
- the LOC128503927 gene encoding olfactory receptor 150-like → MKADSNQSSITYFTIAGISGSSAFQAPIFALALLVYVFVFAGNVTIALLVFLDAHLRSPMYSFLCSLSLLDICYVTVALHKVLDTFVSGDNSVSLPVCLTQMYFYMAFGGSELMLLTAMSYDRYLAVCLPLHYRMIMHPHLCAFLITLSWFLGLAQALPFLFLALRITCFISKEINHFFCEMLAFMKLSCSGTSFLELIIHVESIFTGFAPFILTFLSYMFIVRSILRIRSTSGRFKAFYTCSSHLTVVILFYLTLFCLYLRPVSASSLEGDKLSSLLYTVVVPVLNPLIYSLRNKDVKTAWKRTFKWVQLVC, encoded by the coding sequence ATGAAGGCTGATAGCAACCAGTCGTCGATAACGTATTTCACCATCGCTGGGATCTCCGGTTCCTCTGCGTTTCAGGCTCCCATCTTCGCTTTAGCTTTGCTGGTCTACGTATTCGTTTTTGCCGGGAACGTTACAATCGCGCTGCTGGTCTTCCTGGACGCTCACCTGCGCAGTCCCATGTACTCCTTCCTGTGCAGTCTGTCGTTGCTGGATATTTGCTACGTCACCGTCGCTCTGCACAAGGTCCTGGACACCTTCGTTTCCGGGGATAACAGCGTCTCGCTCCCCGTCTGCCTGACGCAGATGTATTTTTACATGGCCTTTGGCGGCTCCGAGTTGATGCTTCTTACCGCTATGAGTTACGATCGCTATCTGGCCGTCTGTCTTCCATTGCATTATCGAATGATCATGCATCCTCATCTCTGCGCCTTCCTCATCACCCTCTCTTGGTTTCTTGGACTCGCGCAAGCTCTCCCTTTCTTATTTCTAGCTCTCCGAATTACTTGCTTTATCTCCAAGGAGATCAACCACTTCTTCTGCGAGATGCTGGCCTTCATGAAGCTTTCATGCAGCGGAACCTCATTTCTGGAACTGATCATCCATGTCGAGTCAATATTTACGGGTTTCGCTCCTTTCATCCTCACCTTCCTCTCTTACATGTTCATCGTTCGTTCCATACTCAGAATCCGTTCCACCTCCGGGAGGTTCAAGGCCTTCTACACATGTTCCTCTCATCTCACTGTGGTCATTCTCTTCTACTTGACTCTCTTCTGTTTGTACCTCCGACCCGTCTCTGCGTCCTCTCTGGAAGGAGATAAGCTTTCATCTCTCTTGTACACCGTGGTCGTCCCCGTTTTAAACCCGCTGATATACAGCTTGAGGAATAAGGACGTGAAGACCGCGTGGAAGAGAACATTTAAATGGGTTCAGCTGGTCTGTTGA
- the LOC128503930 gene encoding olfactory receptor 6C74-like — translation MEAHQGNRTHFIIKGISDVPELQLPLFLLVLLIYLITLGGNLTILLLVCLDRHLRTPMYFFLGNLSMLDISSTTVTLHKILATFVTGDKSVSFSECMAHVYFFMALQCTELLVLAAMSYDRYVAICHPLHYHMVMSHGVCSLLATGCWVSGFLEVIPHTSVISNFSCYASHEINHFFCDVLPLMRISCSDTSLLKLLIVTEGVFVSGLIPLSLTLIPYVFIILAVLKIPTNIGRRKAFYTCSSHITVVVLLYTTLYCLYLTPSSKNPLDSHKLFSLFNTAVVPMLNPLIYSLKNKDVKSSIKRRLHSISCRLFPSLHFTCK, via the coding sequence ATGGAGGCTCATCAGGGGAATCGCACTCATTTCATTATTAAAGGGATATCCGATGTCCCCGAGCTGCAGCTTCCGCTCTTCCTCCTTGTTCTCCTCATCTATCTCATCACGCTTGGTGGCAACCTGACCATTCTACTCCTCGTCTGTCTCGATCGACACCTGCGCACCCCCATGTACTTCTTCCTGGGCAATTTGTCCATGCTGGACATATCCTCGACAACTGTGACTCTACACAAGATCCTCGCGACGTTCGTCACAGGAGATAAAAGCGTCTCTTTCTCGGAATGCATGGCTCACGTGTACTTCTTCATGGCCCTGCAATGCACCGAGCTGCTGGTATTGGCCGCCATGAGCTACGACCGATATGTGGCCATCTGCCACCCTCTACATTATCACATGGTCATGAGTCACGGAGTCTGTTCCCTGCTAGCCACTGGCTGCTGGGTGTCGGGTTTTCTGGAGGTTATACCCCACACTTCTGTAATATCAAACTTCTCGTGTTACGCATCCCATGAAATCAACCACTTCTTCTGTGATGTTCTGCCTCTCATGAGGATTTCCTGCAGCGACACCTCTCTGCTGAAGCTCTTGATAGTCACAGAAGGGGTTTTTGTGTCCGGTCTCATCCCGTTGTCTCTCACTCTTATCCCTTATGTTTTTATAATCCTAGCCGTACTTAAGATCCCCACCAACATCGGAAGGCGCAAGGCCTTCTACACGTGTTCTTCACATATTACCGTGGTCGTTCTCCTCTACACCACCCTTTACTGCTTATACTTGACGCCGTCTTCGAAAAACCCCTTGGACTCCCATAAGCTCTTCTCTCTGTTTAACACGGCTGTCGTCCCCATGTTGAACCCTTTGATCTATAGCTTGAAGAACAAAGATGTAAAGTCGTCTATAAAGCGGAGGTTGCACTCTATAAGTTGCAGGCTCTTTCCTTCTTTACACTTTACATGCAAATAA
- the LOC128503929 gene encoding olfactory receptor 13C9-like, with translation MEGKNQTWMDYFVIKGITDLPELQTPIFLLVLLIYITILGGNATILLLICLNPHLHTPMYHFLSNLSALDICYTTVTMHSVLISYASGDKRVSFSGCIAQMYFYVSFLCCEFMLLTAMSYDRYVAICNPLRYATIMNSRACLLLMGACWVLGFAEVVPAIFIIYNIYCFRSNEVNHFFCDLLAVMKLFCSRASVMEHLIYIESVFIGFIPFSLTIMSYGYIIQTITRINSNRGKRKAFYTCSSHLTVVSLLYVTIFCMYMRPTSSFTLDSDKLFSLLYTTLTPLLNPLIYSLKNKDVKAAVTHLLKRNKIISM, from the coding sequence ATGGAAGGAAAGAACCAGACATGGATGGATTATTTCGTCATTAAAGGTATCACTGACCTTCCAGAACTTCAAACCCCGATCTTTCTCCTGGTCCTACTCATCTACATTACCATTCTTGGTGGCAACGCAACCATCTTACTCCTCATTTGCTTGAACCCCCATCTTCACACGCCTATGTACCACTTCCTGAGTAACTTGTCAGCCCTGGATATTTGTTACACCACAGTCACCATGCACAGCGTTTTGATCAGCTATGCCTCGGGGGACAAGAGGGTTTCGTTTTCGGGCTGCATCGCCCAGATGTATTTTTACGTGTCTTTCCTGTGCTGCGAGTTTATGCTGCTGACGGCCATGAGCTACGACCGTTACGTGGCCATATGTAACCCGTTACGCTACGCGACTATCATGAACAGTAGGGCCTGCCTTCTTCTGATGGGTGCATGTTGGGTTTTGGGGTTCGCAGAAGTCGTACCGGCCATTTTTATCATCTACAACATCTACTGCTTTCGGTCTAACGAGGTCAACCACTTCTTCTGCGATCTTCTCGCGGTGATGAAGCTCTTTTGCAGCAGGGCTTCCGTCATGGAGCACCTGATCTACATCGAATCGGTATTTATAGGGTTTATTCCCTTCTCTCTGACGATCATGTCCTACGGTTACATTATCCAAACCATAACGAGAATTAATTCCAACCGCGGGAAGCGCAAAGCCTTCTACACGTGTTCCTCGCACCTCACCGTCGTCTCCCTTCTGTACGTAACGATTTTTTGCATGTACATGAGACCCACCTCTTCGTTCACCCTGGACTCCGACAAACTGTTCTCTCTCTTGTACACCACCCTGACGCCCCTGCTAAACCCGCTCATCTACAGCCTGAAAAACAAAGATGTCAAAGCGGCGGTAACGCACCTGCTTAAACGCAATAAAATTATATCAATGTGA
- the LOC128503931 gene encoding olfactory receptor 6Q1-like: MEDSGVLATADQSMPPKTPITPSHEDDKDDGSYSPANQDESRSQHPLDPEHRLPCHIQKKKMHVSECSKLPNRTTVTKFLLVGFSGCRGCQLSIFASFLLIYIFAVLENVVIVALILQDFKLQKPMYIFLGNLSFLEIWYISVTLPNMLANILTGNHEISHGACIAQLFIFTFLGAAECYLLAAMAYDRYVAICNPLRYTIIMQSKSVVALLLCCWLSGLFTPVLPIWFLSQLDFCGPNQVEHYFCDASPLVTLAYGDTKSKELVDFIVSVAVLMSSLSVIFISYFCITWTIVKMSSSRGRRKAFSTCTSHLAVVCLFYGSMGFTYMRVGAGSPFSNNMLVSVFYSIVTPTLNPVIYSLRNEDVRVALNKVLKTKSLLRKR; this comes from the exons ATGGAGGATTCCGGGGTTCTGGCGACTGCAGACCA atcCATGCCCCCcaaaactcccatcacccccagCCACGAAGATGacaaggatgatgggagttatagtcctGCAAATCAG GATGAAAGCCGCAGCCAGCACCCTCTCGATCCCGAACACCGCCTGCCGTGCCATATTCAG aaaaaaaaaatgcacgtctCAGAATGTTCAAAGCTACCAAACAGAACGACTGTGACCAAGTTCCTGTTGGTGGGATTTAGCGGCTGTCGAGGATGCCAGCTTTCTATCTTTGCCTCatttttactgatttatatatttgccGTCCTAGAAAATGTAGTAATCGTAGCGCTGATCCTGCAAGATTTCAAACTCCAAAAGCCAATGTATATTTTCTTGGGGAACCTGTCCTTCCTGGAGATCTGGTACATCAGTGTCACTTTGCCCAACATGTTGGCCAACATCCTTACGGGGAACCATGAGATTTCCCACGGCGCTTGTATAGCCCAGctctttattttcacatttctaGGCGCTGCCGAGTGTTATCTCTTGGCCGCCATGGCTTATGACCGTTACGTGGCTATTTGTAATCCTCTACGCTACACAATAATAATGCAAAGCAAGAGTGTTGTGGCGCTCCTGCTTTGCTGCTGGCTCAGTGGCCTCTTCACGCCCGTTCTTCCCATTTGGTTTCTTAGTCAGCTGGATTTCTGCGGGCCTAATCAAGTtgaacattatttttgtgatgcGTCACCGCTGGTTACGCTGGCGTACGGTGATACCAAGTCCAAAGAGCTTGTAGACTTCATTGTGTCCGTGGCTGTTCTCATGAGCTCACTGTCGGTCATCTTTATCTCTTACTTTTGCATCACGTGGACTATCGTGAAGATGTCGTCTTCCCGCGGAAGGCGCAAGGCCTTTTCCACCTGTACCTCTCACCTGGCTGTGGTTTGCCTCTTCTACGGATCTATGGGTTTCACTTACATGCGGGTGGGCGCGGGTTCCCCCTTCTCCAACAACATGCTTGTGTCTGTTTTCTATTCTATTGTTACCCCAACTCTGAACCCTGTCATTTATTCGCTCCGAAATGAAGATGTCAGGGTAGCGCTAAATAAAGTTCTGAAAACCAAATCTCTTTTGAGAAAAAGGTAA
- the LOC128503187 gene encoding class I histocompatibility antigen, F10 alpha chain-like isoform X2 has protein sequence MSAYRGVKMWPLLLIVGVSGVYCGHSLQYYYTAVSAPGHGLPEFSIVGYVDGIQIDNYNSDRRRYVPVARWMEKAGPEYWEGETQKGKGSEAVYKYNVRTAMSRFNHTGGVHSVQRMYGCELRDDGSTGGYNQYGYDGGDFLALDTERWVYVPVVAEAQITAQRWNGPEERQGERDKNYLEIRCIEWLKKYIENGREELERRVAPEVKVSAQTSEGATKLHCQVYGFYPRDVDVNWKRNEIDIPSDEAKQVLPNTDGTYQIRVTVEVTPKEGDSYSCHVDHGSLAEPLIVMWDPRKGGSSSTVYIVIGVVAGIAVAAAVGFILWKRRGRRPVYAPTGTSDGSPATSTT, from the exons ATGTCCGCATACAGGGGGGTAAAGATGTGGCCCCTGCTGCTCATTGTGGGGGTGTCCGGGGTGTATTGCG gTCACTCTCTCCAGTATTATTACACCGCGGTCTCGGCTCCGGGACACGGGCTGCCGGAGTTCTCTATAGTCGGGTATGTGGACGGGATCCAGATAGATAATTATAACAGCGACCGCCGCCGGTATGTTCCTGTCGCTCGGTGGATGGAGAAAGCGGGACCGGAATACTGGGAGGGAGAGACACAGAAGGGCAAAGGCAGCGAGgctgtatataaatacaatgtgaGGACAGCAATGAGCCGCTTCAACCACACCGGAG GTGTCCATTCTGTGCAGCGGATGTACGGCTGTGAGCTGAGGGATGACGGCAGCACCGGGGGGTATAATCAGTACGGATATGACGGGGGGGATTTCCTCGCCCTGGACACCGAGCGCTGGGTTTATGTTCCGGTCGTTGCCGAGGCGCAGATCACCGCACAGAGATGGAACGGTCCGGAGGAGCgacagggagagagagataaGAATTACCTGGAGATCAGGTGTATAGAATGGCTGAAGAAATACATCGAGAACGGACGGGAGGAGCTGGAGCGGAGAG TTGCCCCGGAGGTGAAGGTTTCAGCCCAGACTTCAGAGGGGGCCACAAAGCTTCACTGCCAGGTGTACGGGTTTTACCCCCGCGATGTGGACGTGAATTGGAAGAGGAACGAGATAGATATTCCCTCGGATGAGGCCAAACAGGTTCTCCCCAATACCGACGGCACTTACCAGATCAGGGTCACCGTGGAAGTGACCCCAAAAGAGGGGGACAGTTACTCCTGCCACGTGGACCACGGCAGCCTGGCAGAGCCACTCATTGTGATGTGGG ATCCGAGGAAGGGCGGAAGCAGCAGCACCGTGTACATCGTCATTGGAGTCGTTGCAGGGATCGCTGTCGCTGCTGCTGTTGGGTTTATATTATGGAAGAGGAGAG GCAGACGTCCCGTTTACGCCCCGACTGGCA catCAGATGGGTCTCCAGCCACATCCACGACGTAA